The Helicoverpa zea isolate HzStark_Cry1AcR chromosome 2, ilHelZeax1.1, whole genome shotgun sequence DNA window tataaattcttttttaaaataattgaagaatTGATAGCCGCAAATTGCCCATAACACAAAACAAGTGGTGTCAacacaaaattttatataaaaatgcacGTATTTGGTcgatcaataataataaaataatgtgtcGGGTCATTGACCTACGTTTTGATAACAAACCGATATATCCACGGTTCATGATTTCAATATCGTCAATTTTTATATGATAGGACTAGTATTTACCTGCCTAGCACTGTTTAATAGATAGTGTTTGGGATCCCGACGATAGACACTTGAATTCAGCATTGCATGTAAAACCTACACAGCAACGAAAAACATGGCGAAATAACCTTACAAGTTCGTTGAAGACATATTTGGGTTACGTCACGACAGTTGCATAAAATGCGGCGGAAGCTATAATGTTTTTGGTATTATTTAACGTTTATATTTAAAGCGACGTAAGCTAAATATGTTTTCGAATTTGAAACGAGAGGAAATATAACGCAAGTACCGCAATGAGTCACTTGCAATTGCTTGGTTATGGCGATTCAAAACATTGAGATTGTTTTTGAGCTTGTGTTAGTGCCAGACATTCAATGCTGCGTTCAAGCGTGCCAAAATAGTAAACTCCTTCCTTTCCCGCGTAGACGTGATATGTTCTAAGCGGGGCCCTTCGCGTGTAAGTGTATGTACTCAGACTGAACGTAACCCGCTTTCATTCTCTATACCGTCACATTTTCATTCCGTTTTTCTAATTGTTGtgattaaatgtaaatatttatataaaaaaatatctattttgtACTTACTGACTGAATAACAGACAACAGATCTTTGAATGTAAACGCAAATGCtctttttatgaattttaatattcCAGTAGCCATAAGTGAAACTTTGGTATCACAATTCGAAGATTTGTGCTTCATCttccttataaaataataaaatgtagtcataaaaacataaataatttgatttatctaaagtatttaaaagacacatatttttgtattatttttttttttatttattttcttaagttTCAGTTTGGCCATAGATGATAAAGATTCCTGAAAATATTGTTCCGAATaaatttttacataataaaagtgcttttgttatttaaactgtttattataattgtccTTAATTGACTATCTTACACTctctaataaataacaataattaataaaaattgcttCATTTAATATCATTCTTTCGCGTCGTTGCATCTGCGTTCCACTACAAGCCTAGTCTGAGAAAAGTACACAAcacagttttattataaaacgtttatttgtatatcaataaaatagaaatataatataacaacaACTACGGGTGAACACGTGGCGTATTGTGCGTCTATTCTTTCGCCTCCACTTGTGCTTTATCCTTATTCTCTATATATTTAAACACTTTGTTAGCTAGCAGTCTATATTTCTCTGCGTGCGTGCTGTCGGGGAGCGCGTATATAGCTGGTTTTCCACTATTTATGCACTCCGACATGTTGTGATCGACTTCAAAGCTCTCTATAATCTCGAGGCCCATTTGGTCGGCAGTTTGTTTGGTGTCGTTGCCGAACACGAAGTTTTTGGAGCCGCATTTATTGCATATAGCGTGCGACATATTTTCCACCATGCCAATGATAGGAACTTTTAGCTTCTCAAACATGTTGACTCCTCGTTTCGTGACCTGAAGGGCTGCTGACTGGGGCGTAGTCACTACTAGAGCTCctataaagaataaaataaaaatataagacatTACACTTACAAGTATAAACTGAATTTCTTCCAAACAACCAGAGCATGATTGCTCAAGCAAATTGACACATGCCATTTCTTGTGAATACTTTGCAAGAGTATTGAGTTGGGCTGTCGAAAGTATGTGGCAATGTGATGCAAAACAAGTAGGTCATGGTTACATTATTTCTAATCGGTAAACAGTGCGCATTTGGCGAGTCTTAAGTTAGCACAGAAGaaagtttaattttagaaaGACTGATTAGCCATAGATAGCACCTAACTTTCACAAGCGAGATGTACCCTAAGGTCAGATGTCCCTAACATCTGACCAGTAGACCAGTTGTCTCCAACGAAAACTACTGGGAAACAACTGCCCTACCTAGGTAAATTGGGGAGTTATGGAACTTGGGGTTTCTTTTAATCATTATAGTCTGCattataaaaattttaccaTCAATAGGTAAGTTCTGTGCAAGCGACAGATGCGTGTCCCCAGTCCCTGGCGGCGTGTCAACCACGAGGCAGTCGAGCGGGCCCCACGCCACGTGCCTCGTGAGCCTCTCGAGCGCCTGCATCACCATCAACCCGCGCCATACTACTGCATTCTCTCCAGAAACCAGGAGGCCCATTGACATGCTGAAATATTGATTTTTGAATTGATTTAACCAatttcccaaaaaagaggatTTTTGTATGTCCTTGTCAgtgattattttaatgttgaaaaatgaatgaatgtaAAGTTTTACATAAGCCTGTTACGTATGCAGTGATGTAAAAAAGGCAGTGAGGATTTAACAGCTTATGCAAGCGTCAGGCCATTTGCTGTCAAGGCGAGCAAGAAGTAAGATGTTTCACTAAAATTCATGAGTACAGGATGATAAGTTTATAGTGGGGTAAAAAGTAAACTTATCATCTCAAGAGAGGTCAAGACCCCTATGTATTGACCAACTGTTAAAGTTCTATATATAACTTTTGATATAAATGTTGGTTTGTATTATTTAGTGTGTAGGTTTCTTTATTAAGGTTTCTCCATATTGCAGGAAGTAGTTTCAGTACATAGATAAAATACAGCCAACTATTTCTTTAAATCAGTCTTAGTTTCTATGCTTATTGATAACATAAATCTCTCCTCTTTTCAAAAATAGTGTAGATGTAACTACTTTATTCCAACTCTATGAGATTGTTACCATTTAACACCATAATTGAGCAAAGGCTCTATGAGATGGTCATCATTCAGCATCGGTTCTCCATTGACGTTCATCATGAGAGGCACCGAGGGACCAAAGACATCGGCATCCAGAAGACCTATCTCCTTGTCTGGCTCTATCACCTTCATAGCACATGCGAGATtcactgcaataaaaaaaatacgttaaaacCCCATTCTCCCTTTAGAATTCAAAAGCTGGTTAAGGTCTTGTGAATAGTATAAAAATAGTTGTAggatttatacatataaaaaaagaatttatagtaatATGTTTCAGAAATAGTGTTATCAGAATCATTTCTTGATCCATATTGGTGTGTTATAACATACTTTTGAACTAAGTGTGTGagatcttcacaaaaaaaaggGAATTAAAGCATAGGTGgatttatgaaagaaaaataccCACCAGCAGTAGTAGTTTTTCCAACTCCTCCTTTTCCAGAGGCTACAAGGATTATACTCTTTACTCCCGGCAGAGGTTTTCTCTCTGGCAGTCCTTTGGCCATAACTTTAGCTCTATGCTCATTTATCTCCTCCTTGGTGTGTTTCAGACGGACTGAATAGCTACATGGTAAAGTCTATAAGAAAAAAGCATATGATTGTAAGATTCGGATGATTTGCTATTGAATTTAATAGAACCAGTGACTATATATAACATTATATGGATGTAGTTTTGTaattttcataaacatttttGTGAACAGGTTTGAGACTGTTTTACTTCTTCGAGTGAGCACAAATGTCTGCCATAGGTTCAGAATAATCAGGGGCAGCAGCAGAAATTGTATGAAgctgtaaatatataaaatagaacttaatttattaaataaacataatgatGAAATCGTGGATACATACAGTGTTCAAATTGGTGTTCGATAAAACGGCATATACTCGCTGAAAAGCTCTTTGGAGATTCATAATTTGTATCAGTTCTTGTCGGAAAATTCACGTAGTTATCTAACAgcctctttattttttattaaagcgATTCTTTTGAAAATTCGCGAATCGAGTCGCAAAAATAAACTCGTTCAGAAATGTAATTGACAACCAAAGCGAAATCGATCACATTGTTTCTGTCAATGTGACTGCTTGTCAATCAACGTGCACAGATCAAATATGACACACAGGACTTTTACACCACAAAATAGTATCTTGGAGAAGAATAAACGGACATGAAAGGGAAATTACATGAATATCTCAATATAAGCTAAGCaatattaaatgtttaaaataattatttagaaatttgatttaaattaaacGCTGAATCCATCGAGTCAGTGCTTAAACATATGttcgaaaattaaaaataaacacaactgTCAAACTCTTTGCGCTATGTCGGGACTTTTTTGCGACATAATTTCGAAAATTTTCGGAATTCCCAGCGATTTAGAGTGATTTACGTACTGTAATAAAATGTCTATCTGTTTACGTACAATTTCTCACAGAATTTTGCCTATAAATGGCATCGTTTCCACCAAAACTCACTCAAGCCGCTTGTCTAGAAAAATCCCTCTGCGGTCACAATTTCTGGAAGAAGTGAGTATATTCCGTTATTTTCTATGATAATGAGTATTTTTCTAGTTTATTACGCTACAGGAACGTTGGAACTAGTTAcgtaatatttgtaaaatatatttatttatattgccaACTGTATTTTCCTCCTTGACATTGAACTAATTAGAGTATACGGAATGGAAACAATTCACGTGGTGCACTGTGCTGACATACTATGCAATTTCCGCAATGCGCGAAATATTTTGAATGCCAAAAAATCACATATTTATCCCATACAATAAATCCTGAAATTTCTACATTTCCTTAAATAGAATACACTGCAACTCATTAAATCCCTACTTTTGTAAAATCTTTAGTGTATTATTACTTGtttgatattatttgtttacaaactGGGACTGCACTCATCTTGGCATCTTACCAGCTTCACTAAAGTTgctcattaatttaatttgatgggataaaacttataattttaGGTTAGGACTCAAATTACTCATGGAAGTCTGTTATCTGTGCATGTATAtatctataatattaattaacattataatactcTTTACTCTTGTGATAGTGATCATGTTTATGTTATTCAAAGAAAATGTAAAACCAAATGTAATGATATTCAAGcataatatatttcaaaataatttaaaataccacacacaaaatatttttgtccatTGCAGTGTAAAACACTAAacatgtttaaataatatttcaaggTTACTGCATCATTTATCGCAGAATCAtgtattttagttaaataaattctGATTTGAAATGATACAAAATGTCAATGAAAatgatttttagaaataaaaaatgtttgctCCCCAGTTCCTGAATCGTCGACGCATATCCAGTTGTCAACTAGCACCAAAATGTACTACAGAGAGCAACATCGACGATGTTTACATTCACGAGGAGGCGGTGAACGGCCGTCTCTCGGGACAAAGCAACAAGTCCAACTACTATGTCACAAACTGCCGAACAGTATCGAACGACAACCGATACCCGTACACTGATGATGTGCAAGTGAAGACCTTGGGCCTGACGTCCGATGACTATATAGAGAGGCGAATGCCTCCGTACGCATTTGACGTTCCGTATACCAGTATCAGTGATATAGATTTAACTAAATACAGTAATGTGAGTATGAAGTTATGTCATTCTAATTACCAATGTCATAAATGTAACCACCCCACCTTCCTTAGTTGGTGCGCTGTCATTGCTCTGCTGCTGCAGCTGCGAGAACCTCAAATGGCGCAAATTAGCCTTGTTGTCAATTGTACTGTTCAGCCATATGGAGTTGAAACTTGGGTTGTAAGctgcaaatattattttgaaagatTCGGTGACACAAAGACTGATTAATGAAAATGAGAATAAGATACCTAAAACTAATATTTGTCCTATACTTTTCAGGACATTGAACCGACCTGCCTGTCGGAGTTCGAGCGCGACGCGATCGCGTACTGCAGCGGCTCAGTGCTGTCGGGCCCCGTGCAGGCGCAGGCGCCGGAGCCCAGCCGCGACGGCAAGCCCAATGAGGAGCAGCTCATGAAAGTCTACTACACACTGTCGGACACGgtcagtaaatattattaagagaGCCTTTTTTCTTCAAATAACTGAAAGCCTCGAGGCTTCAGACGAAAAGCGCCATTTGCAAAAAGAGCTAAGCCTTCATAGAACTGTACTCTCAATAATACGGGTCAGTTGTACTGCAGCACTGCGACCTGGTCTTTAAATCCATAATCGGTTAAGCCAGGCACATCAGGGATCACGCTGGGAGGTCGCCGTTATCGAAATCGATAAGGAGGACTCTgtaactagggcatgcaatttcggtaaaataaaaattaccggtaaaaattcggtaataaaaatatatttaccggtaaatcggtcatttttgtatttttttaaaatgtgatattataacaataagattgggtagtagcaaaaaattaataaaaatacaaggtataaggtggtaaacatttttgtgACGTCGCCGACAAAGTGCAAGAAAAACGGCTGCTACCcgacggacatgtaaaaaggagatcacctgaatacatcgccgttatgtactcaatctcgatatacccggtctaaggcgcagaggcaggccgaaaAATGtagtggttgagtgtcgtaatgaatgacatgaaaatctacgaactcgaagaggaagatgtcctggatagagtgaagtggaagaagaagatacggaaagcggaccccgtcacaagacgggataaacgctgaGAAttatagtgaaaaaaaaaaaacattttttttcattgaagtgagagccctttttataaaaaaggcaggcccggcaggccttggccctgcgcgtggaacaacgcgcgccgccaacacgggtctgttgtctatgcagacggaggaacgatcaTGAGCCAttcgaactcaccgcccacagatcgacgcctacggtggctgggagtcgtctctcaacactcggcgcccgtggtgccttcctggtccactacagcggctgggatgagaggtgcgaactcgcagtcgctccgccgtctccttctcgagcatgactgcttcgcagaaggaggcgacggcttcccattcactccggaccatggcttgaaccaggaccggacgcgagaggtcgccgctgcctatttaTTGCCTCGACACCcacgacacggcggtacccttcccaggcagtgcacacctggactgtgtgctccactgtgtcctcagagctgtccgcattgTGGTGAAGTAAAAACCCTTGGTCAGTAAGgacatagagtaggtaaaataagcataagctacatttttacctaatatgagctgacagctatgaggaacaTCAGAATAagcgaatgaataaaatttgttcagatattataaattaagatgagaatgaagatttgtatctaacctataGTTAAGGACAATtacactcttacaatatgtaatgtatgcaatattacattatgtttaggctacataatgaagatttggcgttaaatgaacaattgctatattttatcacaaaaacgtaaaaaccggtaaattaccggttacatattatttttaccggtaatttaaaaatcacgaagatgggcggttttaccggtaaaaccgaaaccggtaaaccggtattgcatgccctatctGTAACATACATTTATTAACAAAATGCTGTTTTCCCactgtttcacccgcatcctgagggaactactatATGCTATTCTCGTAATATAAGCTATATCACTGCCAAGTTTTAAGAAAGAAGGCAAGCAACCGTTCATACCTGCAAACTATCGCGTTGAATATAAACGTGGTTGTAGTCAGTAGTTATAGTAGGATTTGTTCcgaatattatagttcggccattcagagaatgcgttcctgacacgtcgcgattgaactgacgacgtaataacattcattgattattgatataataatgttgttttaatgctcctcaattgttaaaacggtaaacaaccagcaaaaatatttttatcgtaactgcaacgccattgcaaagttacgtcgtcagttcaatcgcgacgtgtcaggaacgcattctctgaatggccgaactataatgtaagGAGCATTATCTTACTGGTTGGTATATGTTTGTTTCAGATGCCGAACTTATTTGTGAAGCCACTTGACTACTCGATCTATCACCCAAACATGGTGTTTGTCAACAACATCAGAGGCACCACATCTGTGTAAGTAATCATTGTAAACAATTTCtctattatattattctatttatttattctatctCACAACTGTTTACTTGAAGAATACTGATGTAACAATCAGTGACATGCATTTGTGTATATGTAAACGGTTTACGGATGTTAGCTGATAACATAGATAAGATACAGACATCTAGATTTGTTTAGGTGGATCTAAGTATTGCCAGCTAAACATTGCTATTGTTTCTGACTTTTCCTGTTACTTGTGGTCATTTGTCTTCTCCATCtataccagtggttcttaaccggtggtccgcggaccactggtggtccctggaggcattccaagtggtccgcgaagcttagctgcgcgacgttgctatacgttatctaactttatttttattgacttataattgcgagcgggggttttcgcatggacgtatattgggtgtgtcgtacctagtccccccattcatgaaaatgtatgtttgggctacattttaggtacgtaattttggttttgagtcttaaataaaaaataattaaaatttcgcgctcgcttcgctcgcgtatttagaAACTGTATGCGCCTAATTTTGCATttgccaacaaacaaaaagttaagtacgtttgggctaaattttacgtaatatttggtttaagtccgaaaAAACTatataggcaagtttttctttatttgcatttgcacacctacacaactgccgacatgcatttagcagagtgctaatttaggtaaaccgatgaggtggtccccggtaagacaaactttagttaaagtggtccctcatgactaaaaggttaagaaccactgatctataCAAACTGTATTCAACAACATAATTtgatatactagcttccgccagcgatTTCACTCACTTGATGGGAAAACTATTTCCCACACCCAAATGAGAAGTATCCTACAAgtaacatacatacacacactcacaaacttccgccttcataatattagtgttTTATCCACAGAGGTCTGTTCCACTACGTGAAGCAGGTGGCTCTGCTGCGGACGGTGGGGCACCTGAAGTTCGCCTACGTCAAGCTGGAGGTCATGAAGATCACCGCGCATCCTGAAGACTCTTCTATCAAGTGAGTACAGTTCTCGTAACTCGATGGCAATTACTTACGCAAGGCCACGTATGTGTCCAAACGGCGATAACTACATGTGCAAATAAGATTGGTGGTGACTGAAGTGTAGAGAGAAATAAAACGGTTTTTTTATTCCTACTAGTGGGGGTGAAGGGTAATGGTGAGCGTGGTCGCGATTTATATGAATAGAAGTCAAATTTTGAAATACTTTGTGGGTGCATTGGACTCAAAAATGTAGCCCTTAGTTCATACTAATATATTGTGAATTCTCTCAGAAAATACAGAAGTATGTATTCAGTGTTGTTTGacaaaattgttgttttttctCCAGGATGAGGTGGCGCATCAAGGGCATATCGGGCCTTAAGGTATTCTTCATGTTTTGGAAGTACAAACTTTGGAATATGAAGGAAGTGTTCCAGGACCAGGAACTGTGAGTAAATTGCAAATATTTCTAGACTCTTCTGTGTGTGAACTCAGTTTCGGTATTTTTAATGTTGTCTATTTATTTTGCAGTTGGTATGACGGATTCTCAACCTTTTATGTAGGCGCCGACGGTTTGGTACAGAAGCACATTGTAGACAAGGTAAATAAACAACACACTTTGCATCTTTTTGGACTATAAAAGATACTTGAAGCCAACTTTACAAATGATTTATAATTCCAGGTGATGCCAGACCAAGACACGATAATCGACGATGAAGAAAAGGCCCCGATAGCCGCTAAGATTGCCCTCCTCATCGGCCTACTTCCCCGGAACTACCTGTCCGACGTATCTCCCTACTTCAGTTCGTCGGCAGGCACGGCAGACACCACGCCGCTTCCTTTCAAAGTGCTAGAATAAACCACCGTATACATAAATACGGGGATATTTACCTCGGGGAAAAGGGGTCCTTCGAAATATCATGCTCCACAGTGAAATCAGTACTTTTACGTCGAATCGAATAgtataaatgtgaaaataagaTACTGGTTTTGTTACAACGTTCGACTGTTTAGACGTCTAATGGGAAAGACGATGTCAAAGTTATATATGGCAACACCTTATCATTGCCAATCAGAAAAAGTAAAATTGACATTGGTAGTAATGTTCACACATTTTAATGTTTGGCACGTAAGTTATGCCATTTGTATTTCACAAACGTCTGCCCTGTTAGCTACAGCTACTTACTAGCTACTACAATATACCTGTATCCACAAAGCATAGATGCTATTgtacataaaattaatgtattcGCTAATAAAGCCTTTGTCTATGTCTATAGCTTCCATTTTATATTCTAACAGCCCATGTGACCACCATGTTCATTGTATTTCacatttcattaatttattgacaTCAACTGtgcattatttcaattatttttgttaatatatgAAATAATAAGTTTAGCTAAATCTTCGAAATTACTCACGATGTAATGCGAATTTTGATaggttgttattttatttatagttggaatatttttgttaacgAATGAATTTGTTCTCCGCTCTGCAACGTGACGAGATTGCAGTAACATTAGTTCGGCGTACACGTTTCCACTTCGACGACGCGAAGTAATACACTAGTGATATTTTGATAACTGTGAATGCCTTGTATTA harbors:
- the LOC124644363 gene encoding uncharacterized protein LOC124644363, whose protein sequence is MSICLRTISHRILPINGIVSTKTHSSRLSRKIPLRSQFLEEFLNRRRISSCQLAPKCTTESNIDDVYIHEEAVNGRLSGQSNKSNYYVTNCRTVSNDNRYPYTDDVQVKTLGLTSDDYIERRMPPYAFDVPYTSISDIDLTKYSNDIEPTCLSEFERDAIAYCSGSVLSGPVQAQAPEPSRDGKPNEEQLMKVYYTLSDTMPNLFVKPLDYSIYHPNMVFVNNIRGTTSVGLFHYVKQVALLRTVGHLKFAYVKLEVMKITAHPEDSSIKMRWRIKGISGLKVFFMFWKYKLWNMKEVFQDQELWYDGFSTFYVGADGLVQKHIVDKVMPDQDTIIDDEEKAPIAAKIALLIGLLPRNYLSDVSPYFSSSAGTADTTPLPFKVLE
- the LOC124637540 gene encoding iron-sulfur protein NUBPL — its product is MNLQRAFQRVYAVLSNTNLNTTLPCSYSVRLKHTKEEINEHRAKVMAKGLPERKPLPGVKSIILVASGKGGVGKTTTAVNLACAMKVIEPDKEIGLLDADVFGPSVPLMMNVNGEPMLNDDHLIEPLLNYGVKCMSMGLLVSGENAVVWRGLMVMQALERLTRHVAWGPLDCLVVDTPPGTGDTHLSLAQNLPIDGALVVTTPQSAALQVTKRGVNMFEKLKVPIIGMVENMSHAICNKCGSKNFVFGNDTKQTADQMGLEIIESFEVDHNMSECINSGKPAIYALPDSTHAEKYRLLANKVFKYIENKDKAQVEAKE